Proteins co-encoded in one Rhodohalobacter mucosus genomic window:
- the rlmB gene encoding 23S rRNA (guanosine(2251)-2'-O)-methyltransferase RlmB yields MGNSNQYIYGRKPVEELLQHSPEKVEKVYLRKNLHGSVTGSITELCSKNRIPVTDVPGKKLFEMVGSVNDQGVVAAISSAEYVEFEAWLDALQPHSDTAVLILDEIEDPHNFGAILRTAAATGIEAVIVPKHRQAPVNATVFKTSAGTAGRIPIVRAVNLNRAILDLKDKSFWVAGLDQQSETSIWNQTFDVPMAFVIGNEGKGMRQKTGEHCDFLLSVPMHNNVESLNASVSAAIVCYEWLRQKNTQTS; encoded by the coding sequence GTGGGAAATTCTAATCAATACATCTACGGCAGGAAGCCTGTAGAGGAACTGTTACAACATTCACCTGAAAAAGTAGAAAAGGTTTACCTCAGGAAAAACCTGCATGGTTCTGTTACAGGATCAATCACCGAGCTGTGTTCAAAAAACCGGATCCCCGTTACAGACGTTCCGGGTAAAAAGCTTTTTGAGATGGTGGGAAGTGTAAACGATCAGGGGGTTGTTGCCGCAATAAGCAGTGCAGAATATGTGGAGTTCGAAGCCTGGCTCGATGCTCTTCAGCCGCATTCAGATACGGCCGTTCTGATTCTGGATGAAATTGAAGATCCGCACAATTTTGGAGCGATCCTGCGAACAGCTGCTGCAACAGGCATAGAAGCCGTAATCGTACCCAAGCACCGGCAGGCACCTGTAAATGCAACCGTTTTTAAAACAAGCGCGGGTACCGCGGGCAGAATACCCATTGTAAGGGCTGTAAATCTGAACAGGGCTATCCTGGATTTGAAAGATAAATCATTCTGGGTCGCCGGACTTGATCAGCAAAGTGAAACAAGCATCTGGAATCAGACATTTGATGTTCCCATGGCGTTTGTGATCGGAAATGAGGGAAAGGGAATGCGTCAGAAAACCGGAGAGCACTGTGACTTTCTCTTATCCGTACCCATGCATAACAACGTGGAATCCCTGAATGCATCGGTTAGCGCAGCCATAGTGTGCTATGAATGGCTTCGCCAAAAGAATACACAAACGTCCTGA
- a CDS encoding universal stress protein, producing the protein MKMVDIKKILVPTDFSKGSERAYPVAQAVAETFGSTIDFIHIIPTLKYFNESIKKLGVPLDMEKDLYPKIIDDSERSIERAMDQYLRKENKGDHFVKIERKPSEAIVEFANKHNYDLILMGSRGADETKMLRGSVTERVIRKSKIPVFSIGDRFDLNTVDNVVLTTDSSELSLAAFPLAAALADSFDAHLTLFHVIELYGSASEDIPRDPGKGENVSIYEAIIERINDYLARKELDNIHIQRTGITFEDEVVISEGEQSRSIPFFTRIEKGVSAHYEIENYASEEADILIMATHGHSGFAHLILGSTAEKVAQYVKIPVITVRPSDEEFED; encoded by the coding sequence ATGAAAATGGTTGACATTAAAAAAATTCTTGTACCTACCGATTTTTCAAAAGGCTCTGAACGTGCATATCCCGTGGCCCAGGCGGTGGCCGAAACGTTCGGGTCAACCATCGATTTTATACATATCATACCCACGCTCAAGTATTTTAACGAAAGCATTAAGAAATTGGGTGTTCCGCTTGATATGGAGAAAGACCTCTATCCGAAAATTATTGATGATTCGGAACGGTCTATTGAGCGGGCGATGGACCAATATCTCAGAAAGGAGAACAAAGGCGATCATTTTGTAAAAATTGAACGAAAGCCTTCCGAGGCCATTGTCGAATTTGCCAACAAGCACAACTATGATCTCATTCTGATGGGATCGAGAGGTGCAGATGAGACCAAAATGCTGCGGGGTTCGGTAACGGAGCGTGTTATTCGAAAATCCAAAATACCCGTCTTTTCGATTGGAGACCGATTCGACCTTAACACTGTCGACAATGTTGTTCTTACCACAGACTCGTCCGAGCTGTCATTGGCTGCATTTCCGCTGGCAGCTGCACTTGCTGATTCGTTTGACGCACATTTGACATTATTTCATGTAATTGAACTCTATGGAAGTGCCTCAGAAGATATACCCAGAGACCCGGGTAAGGGAGAGAATGTCTCAATTTATGAAGCGATTATTGAACGGATCAATGACTACCTGGCCAGGAAAGAGCTGGATAATATTCACATACAGCGCACGGGTATCACGTTTGAGGATGAAGTAGTGATTTCCGAAGGTGAACAAAGCCGGTCAATTCCTTTCTTTACAAGGATCGAAAAAGGTGTTTCGGCACATTACGAGATTGAGAACTATGCATCCGAGGAAGCCGACATACTCATTATGGCAACGCACGGCCACAGCGGCTTTGCGCACCTGATCCTTGGTTCTACGGCAGAGAAGGTTGCTCAATATGTAAAAATACCTGTAATTACGGTGCGCCCCTCTGATGAAGAGTTTGAAGACTGA
- a CDS encoding insulinase family protein → MKKYLFLAVLAAMLTACATQEMASEQNGESEAVNPESLDYPELNSYIVPEIETFELDNGIKFYLVEDNEVPLINLNMIVRAGSFMEPADKVGMASVMTSVMRNGGSEAYPENELNQLLEDKAARIEFGMGFTNGSANLNALKDDFNDLLPVLLDVMMNPLMPQEKIDLAITQRRSSIARRNDDAQQIGFREFEKLIYGEESLQGRQVEHWTLDAITRDDLLAFHSEAFTGENMMIGLVGDFDTEQMKTTLEEVFSAIPAGEQNELDIPDVDYEFDSSIYFVDKEDVNQSVILMGHIGGMRDNPDYAALQAMNEVLSGGFSGRLFQNVRSDQGLAYAVFGAYGSSALYPGQFYAGLFTQSSSTAEAIEAVRREMEKLQEEPVSQQELDDTRESILNSLVFRNNSRRSVLSQRMSNEYLGLPLDAFDRYIEELRTLTPEDIQRVAREYMRPDQMRILVVGNGSEIGDQLNRFGDVQELDITIRRTEEAPAAEEIAGDIEAGREWFERMKNSILVDAGTDITLKQEGKVEMSMPMTMTIDRTETLNFSEEIFLIEMKNTPQGDITLDVQGNSGVLKMGGQEVPLPPAQVRQQLAEYYVHYLNVIINEDEYTPALEGIETVEENEVAKLNLKGPRDMTIHVDTDSALPTMLQYAMINPQTGTDMEIRMYFDDWKVNDGVAIAYETRSVVMGQDQARISLSSHTVE, encoded by the coding sequence ATGAAAAAATATCTGTTTCTGGCAGTGCTTGCAGCAATGCTGACTGCATGTGCCACTCAGGAGATGGCTTCCGAACAAAATGGCGAAAGCGAAGCGGTGAATCCGGAGTCCCTGGACTATCCGGAACTTAATTCATACATCGTGCCCGAAATCGAGACGTTTGAACTGGATAACGGCATTAAATTTTACCTTGTTGAGGATAATGAAGTGCCGCTCATCAACCTCAATATGATCGTACGGGCCGGATCATTCATGGAGCCGGCTGACAAGGTTGGAATGGCGTCAGTGATGACCAGTGTGATGAGAAACGGCGGATCAGAGGCCTATCCTGAAAATGAATTGAATCAGCTTTTAGAGGATAAAGCAGCGCGGATCGAATTTGGAATGGGTTTTACCAACGGTTCGGCAAACCTGAATGCATTGAAAGATGATTTCAACGATCTGTTGCCGGTGCTCTTGGATGTGATGATGAATCCTCTGATGCCGCAGGAAAAAATTGATCTCGCTATTACACAAAGGCGTTCATCCATAGCCCGCAGAAATGATGACGCGCAACAGATCGGGTTCAGGGAATTTGAGAAACTGATCTACGGCGAGGAATCACTTCAGGGACGACAGGTGGAACACTGGACTCTTGATGCCATTACCCGCGATGATCTGCTTGCATTCCACAGTGAAGCATTCACAGGTGAGAACATGATGATTGGCCTCGTCGGGGATTTTGATACAGAGCAGATGAAGACAACCCTGGAAGAGGTCTTTTCAGCCATTCCTGCCGGTGAACAAAATGAACTCGATATACCTGATGTGGATTATGAATTTGATTCATCTATCTATTTTGTAGACAAGGAGGACGTCAATCAGTCCGTGATTCTCATGGGGCATATCGGCGGGATGCGTGATAACCCGGATTATGCAGCGCTTCAGGCTATGAATGAAGTGCTCAGCGGAGGATTTTCAGGCAGGCTTTTTCAGAATGTGCGTTCAGACCAGGGACTGGCCTATGCTGTTTTTGGAGCTTACGGGAGCAGCGCACTCTATCCCGGCCAGTTTTATGCGGGTTTGTTTACCCAAAGCAGTTCTACTGCCGAAGCGATCGAAGCTGTACGTCGTGAGATGGAAAAGCTTCAGGAGGAACCGGTAAGTCAGCAGGAGCTTGACGACACACGCGAATCCATCCTGAATTCACTGGTGTTCAGAAACAATAGCCGCAGAAGTGTTCTCAGTCAAAGAATGTCCAACGAGTATCTGGGTTTGCCGCTGGATGCTTTCGACCGGTATATCGAGGAGCTGAGAACACTGACGCCTGAGGATATTCAGCGCGTAGCCCGCGAGTATATGCGTCCTGATCAGATGCGGATTCTGGTTGTGGGTAACGGGTCTGAAATCGGTGATCAGTTAAACCGCTTTGGAGATGTACAGGAGCTGGATATTACCATACGCAGAACCGAAGAGGCGCCTGCCGCAGAGGAGATTGCCGGTGATATTGAAGCCGGGAGAGAGTGGTTTGAACGAATGAAAAATTCCATTCTGGTGGATGCCGGTACCGACATCACGCTTAAGCAGGAAGGCAAAGTTGAGATGTCGATGCCCATGACAATGACAATAGACCGCACTGAAACACTGAACTTTAGTGAGGAAATTTTTCTGATTGAGATGAAAAACACGCCTCAGGGCGATATCACCCTCGATGTTCAGGGTAATTCGGGTGTACTGAAGATGGGCGGACAGGAAGTACCCCTTCCGCCAGCCCAGGTGCGACAGCAGCTTGCTGAATACTATGTTCACTATCTGAATGTGATAATTAACGAAGATGAGTATACTCCGGCACTCGAAGGTATAGAGACGGTGGAGGAAAACGAGGTTGCAAAACTCAATCTGAAAGGACCGCGAGACATGACCATTCATGTTGATACAGATAGTGCACTGCCAACGATGCTCCAATACGCCATGATAAATCCTCAGACGGGAACCGACATGGAGATCCGGATGTATTTCGATGACTGGAAAGTAAACGACGGCGTTGCCATTGCCTATGAAACGCGAAGCGTTGTAATGGGCCAGGACCAGGCCAGAATTTCACTATCCTCACACACTGTGGAGTAA
- a CDS encoding NUDIX domain-containing protein, which yields MKTGSQYSGRVRLRTCGLLIQNESILLVKQNVPTMNEPVWIPPGGGVELGESLDETLAREVFEETRLQISDVRLRYIHEFIQPPFHAVEFYYIVNQFNGRLKTGSDPERQKENQDILDALFAPYKYLSGWNVHPRFLIEEIKNQRLENHGITRFRTVRNTT from the coding sequence ATGAAAACGGGATCGCAATACTCCGGCAGGGTCAGACTGCGAACCTGTGGATTGCTGATTCAGAATGAATCGATTCTGTTGGTAAAACAGAATGTGCCTACCATGAACGAACCTGTCTGGATTCCGCCCGGAGGCGGTGTGGAACTGGGTGAGTCGCTAGATGAAACCCTTGCGCGGGAAGTGTTTGAGGAAACCCGACTGCAAATCAGTGATGTAAGGCTCAGGTACATACATGAATTTATTCAGCCGCCATTCCATGCCGTTGAGTTTTATTACATTGTGAATCAATTTAACGGGCGCCTGAAAACCGGCAGTGATCCGGAGAGGCAAAAGGAAAATCAGGATATTCTGGATGCCCTGTTTGCACCGTATAAATACCTTTCGGGCTGGAATGTACACCCGCGTTTTTTGATTGAAGAAATCAAAAATCAAAGACTGGAAAATCACGGTATAACCCGGTTCCGAACAGTAAGAAATACTACGTAA
- a CDS encoding DUF368 domain-containing protein, protein MNVQSEQKESSGKTVKDRTSWKETPYLIIKGFLMGSADIVPGVSGGTLALITGIYHRLIYAIKSVDMTTLKHTLKLRFDVVFENFHWKFLLLLFTGILSAIVFFTRVVPLQVYMFTHPEIVYGLFFGLILGSVFLLYAEVESTFRNWRSLLPLLAGTVIGFWVVTLVPADTPETFLFVFLSGSIAICAMILPGISGSYILLIFRKYDYILSQLGEIGSSQTVTALLNLIPFVLGALVGIVLFSRLLSWLLDRYYSVTLLVLIGFLVGSLYVIWPYQEREYAESVRSTETVPADDPIVAELLARDEPPAGPEYFRLKNDDYESGNLPEEVTVEKVSRKLVKNEPFFPWGAGGRYENVNKAEGLGGIAAGFLLIGAIAYLRKKSDVN, encoded by the coding sequence ATGAATGTACAATCTGAACAAAAAGAATCCTCAGGCAAGACTGTGAAAGACAGAACGTCTTGGAAGGAGACTCCTTACCTGATTATCAAGGGATTTCTGATGGGATCAGCCGATATTGTACCCGGCGTGAGCGGCGGTACGCTTGCACTCATTACCGGCATTTATCACAGGCTGATATATGCTATAAAAAGTGTGGATATGACCACGCTGAAGCATACGCTTAAACTGCGGTTTGATGTGGTTTTCGAAAATTTTCACTGGAAATTCCTGCTTCTGCTGTTTACCGGTATTCTTTCAGCCATCGTGTTTTTTACACGTGTAGTGCCCCTGCAGGTATATATGTTTACCCACCCCGAAATCGTATACGGATTGTTTTTCGGGCTGATCCTGGGTTCGGTTTTTTTGCTCTATGCCGAGGTTGAAAGCACCTTCCGAAACTGGAGAAGCCTTCTTCCGCTTTTGGCGGGTACCGTGATAGGTTTCTGGGTAGTGACTCTTGTGCCCGCCGATACACCGGAAACATTCCTGTTTGTGTTTTTAAGTGGATCCATTGCGATCTGTGCCATGATATTGCCCGGAATATCAGGTTCATACATCCTGCTCATTTTCAGAAAGTATGACTATATCCTCTCGCAATTGGGAGAAATCGGCTCCAGCCAAACCGTGACGGCACTGCTGAACCTTATTCCCTTTGTTTTGGGTGCACTGGTTGGGATTGTTCTGTTTTCCCGGCTCCTTTCCTGGCTGCTGGACCGCTACTATTCGGTAACCCTTCTGGTTTTGATCGGCTTTCTGGTCGGCTCACTCTATGTAATCTGGCCGTATCAGGAGAGAGAGTATGCAGAAAGCGTGCGCAGTACAGAAACAGTGCCGGCAGACGACCCTATAGTGGCGGAGCTGCTTGCCAGGGATGAACCACCCGCAGGCCCTGAATATTTCAGATTGAAAAATGATGATTACGAGAGCGGAAATCTGCCTGAAGAAGTGACGGTAGAGAAGGTGTCCAGAAAATTGGTGAAGAACGAACCGTTTTTCCCCTGGGGTGCCGGGGGCAGGTATGAGAATGTGAATAAAGCAGAGGGGCTTGGCGGGATAGCAGCCGGCTTTCTGCTAATCGGAGCAATCGCTTACCTTAGAAAAAAAAGTGACGTTAATTAG
- a CDS encoding glycerophosphodiester phosphodiesterase, producing MVLKQILKPSHHSFLAVAHRGASAEAPENTMAAFELALKQGADMIEIDILPSSDGVPIVIHDTRTKRLTGIKADIRNLHSEEIARMHIQLMKNSGYGSEPIPTLNELLAWSKGKVLLNIEIKPEGFNQDDPANILSRTLSLIDRYAMQHSVLISSFSTECIRQCRKKAPAVATGLLYDKRASAGLRPIEACLRTGAVSLHTKKRRTTKKMISKAADRDIPVMVYTVNRRRRMKKLIQHGVKGIFTDKPSLLREVVLTMNS from the coding sequence GTGGTTCTGAAACAGATTTTAAAACCTTCCCACCACTCTTTCCTGGCAGTAGCACACCGCGGAGCCAGCGCGGAAGCTCCTGAAAATACGATGGCGGCATTCGAGTTAGCCTTGAAACAGGGTGCGGATATGATCGAAATTGACATTCTGCCGAGTTCAGACGGAGTGCCAATTGTAATTCACGATACCAGAACAAAACGTCTCACCGGTATTAAAGCTGATATACGTAATCTTCACTCAGAGGAGATAGCACGTATGCATATACAGCTTATGAAGAATAGTGGGTATGGGTCCGAACCGATTCCAACTCTTAACGAACTGCTGGCCTGGTCAAAAGGGAAGGTACTGCTGAATATTGAAATTAAACCGGAAGGGTTTAATCAAGACGACCCGGCAAACATACTGAGCAGAACGCTAAGCCTGATTGACAGGTATGCAATGCAGCACTCGGTGCTTATTTCATCATTCAGCACCGAATGTATCAGGCAGTGCCGTAAAAAAGCTCCAGCTGTTGCTACGGGGTTGCTTTATGATAAAAGGGCTTCAGCCGGGTTAAGGCCCATAGAAGCATGCCTTCGGACCGGTGCCGTTTCACTTCACACGAAAAAACGCAGAACCACAAAAAAGATGATCAGTAAGGCCGCAGATCGTGATATCCCTGTGATGGTCTACACGGTAAACCGAAGAAGAAGAATGAAAAAACTGATCCAGCATGGCGTAAAGGGCATATTTACAGATAAACCCTCTTTGCTGCGGGAAGTGGTTTTAACAATGAATTCATAA
- a CDS encoding M16 family metallopeptidase, with product MRACIKSILAVCTLVLTISASVSAQELSTYEEKVTEFTLDNGLHFIIVERSVAPVAHFLTLVDVGSANEPVGSTGIAHIFEHMVFKGSHTIGTTNYEEEVQYINQMDDAYTAWLDEYNKLESDEQKLEELWNRFEELQEKAGEYVVNNEFTQIIEREGAVGVNAFTSADLTGYFYSLPQNKAELWFMLEADRFKNPVMREFYTEKDVIYEERRMRTDSNPFGRLLEEFAATAFSAHPYKNPVIGWPSDIRNTTIADAWDFNDRHYSPSNFTIAVVGDVDPMEMRRLADKYFSDLQYRDPAPEVRVEEPEQRGERRFVIEERSQPIYIEGYHTVNNQHPDFQALNLLSNIMTSGRTSRLYKRMVVDDQSALQASSLNGYPGSKYPGMFLIYVIPNQGVEMETVEETLREELRKIVEEGVTEEELNRARTNARAGLVRTLTSNSGIAQTLASAHINGGDWRTAFTNLDRLSDVTANDIQRVAEQYLKKSNRTVGMIVTEQNEDVAAN from the coding sequence ATGAGAGCATGCATTAAATCTATTCTGGCCGTCTGTACCCTGGTGCTGACAATTTCCGCATCCGTCAGCGCACAGGAACTTTCAACTTACGAAGAAAAAGTTACCGAGTTTACCCTCGATAACGGCCTTCATTTCATTATCGTAGAGCGAAGTGTGGCACCGGTTGCACATTTTCTTACGCTGGTAGATGTTGGATCGGCCAATGAACCGGTGGGCAGTACAGGCATTGCCCACATCTTCGAGCACATGGTCTTTAAAGGCAGCCATACGATCGGTACAACCAACTATGAAGAGGAGGTTCAATATATCAATCAAATGGACGACGCCTATACCGCCTGGCTTGATGAATACAACAAGCTTGAGTCCGACGAGCAAAAGCTTGAGGAACTGTGGAACCGGTTTGAAGAGCTTCAGGAAAAAGCGGGCGAATATGTGGTGAATAATGAATTCACCCAGATCATTGAGAGGGAAGGAGCTGTGGGCGTGAACGCATTTACCTCTGCGGACTTAACGGGTTATTTTTACAGTCTCCCCCAAAACAAGGCTGAACTGTGGTTCATGCTGGAGGCCGACCGCTTTAAAAATCCGGTGATGAGGGAGTTCTATACGGAGAAAGATGTGATATATGAGGAGAGAAGAATGAGGACCGACTCCAACCCGTTCGGCCGCCTGCTGGAAGAGTTTGCCGCAACCGCGTTTTCAGCACATCCCTATAAAAATCCGGTGATAGGCTGGCCGTCCGATATTCGCAATACAACCATTGCAGATGCGTGGGACTTCAATGACCGTCATTATTCACCTTCCAATTTCACTATTGCAGTTGTAGGCGACGTGGATCCCATGGAAATGCGCAGGCTGGCGGATAAATATTTTTCCGACTTGCAGTACAGGGATCCGGCACCGGAAGTAAGGGTTGAGGAACCCGAGCAAAGAGGCGAGAGGCGGTTTGTTATAGAGGAGCGGTCGCAGCCTATTTATATTGAGGGATATCATACGGTCAACAATCAGCATCCTGATTTTCAGGCGCTGAACCTGCTCAGCAATATCATGACTTCCGGCCGGACCTCCAGGCTATACAAGAGGATGGTTGTGGATGATCAATCTGCTCTTCAGGCAAGTTCATTGAATGGCTATCCGGGGAGCAAGTATCCGGGAATGTTTTTGATTTATGTGATCCCCAATCAGGGTGTGGAGATGGAAACCGTTGAAGAGACTCTCCGTGAAGAGCTCAGGAAAATTGTTGAAGAAGGCGTAACGGAAGAGGAGCTGAACCGTGCCCGAACCAATGCACGGGCCGGCCTTGTTCGCACTCTGACATCCAATTCGGGAATTGCACAAACCCTGGCCAGTGCACACATAAACGGCGGTGACTGGCGGACGGCATTTACCAACCTCGACCGGCTTTCCGATGTAACCGCTAACGACATACAGAGAGTGGCTGAGCAGTACCTCAAGAAGAGTAATCGTACGGTAGGAATGATCGTCACTGAACAAAATGAAGACGTAGCCGCAAATTAA
- a CDS encoding CTP synthase → MATKYIFVTGGVTSSLGKGIICASLGRLLVARGLRVTIQKLDPYINVDPGTMNPYEHGEVYVTDDGAETDLDLGHYERFLDIRTSQTNNVTTGRIYFDVITKERRGAYLGKTVQVIPHITDEIKSHVLKLGQSSDYDIVITEIGGTVGDIESLPYIEAMRQLRYEVGRKNTLSIHLTLVPYLAAAGELKTKPTQHSVKTLSESGVNPDILVCRSEYPLDKSIRSKIAQFCNVEIDDVIASLDAESIYEVPLLMQEEGLDARVIEKLDLPAKNADLKKWCDFVERVKRPAHRIKIALVGKYVEHHDAYKSIVEALIHGGAMNNTGVDIQWIQSDYITESNVATKLNGVSGVLVAPGFGGRGIEGKLAAVKHARNNDIPFFGICLGMQCAVIEFARNVAGMEGANSTEFDENNDYPVIDLMPDQRDVEDKGGTMRLGRYACDITESTRAHEAYQKEHIFERHRHRFELNNDLRDELNKKGLVISGVNPERNLVEMIEISDHPWFVGVQFHPELRSTVYDPHPLFTSFVKASLQKAGITESAGAEQIA, encoded by the coding sequence ATGGCTACAAAATACATCTTTGTTACAGGCGGGGTAACGTCTTCTCTCGGTAAAGGAATTATTTGTGCATCTCTTGGCAGATTACTTGTGGCGCGCGGACTGCGGGTTACCATACAGAAACTGGACCCCTACATCAATGTGGATCCAGGTACCATGAATCCATACGAGCATGGGGAAGTGTATGTAACGGATGATGGAGCTGAAACAGATCTGGATCTTGGCCACTATGAGCGATTTTTGGATATCCGCACTTCCCAGACGAATAATGTAACCACCGGGCGAATTTATTTTGATGTCATCACGAAAGAACGCCGCGGAGCTTATCTGGGCAAAACGGTTCAGGTTATCCCCCACATAACCGATGAGATTAAATCGCATGTGCTGAAGCTGGGCCAGTCGAGTGATTACGACATTGTTATTACAGAGATCGGTGGCACGGTTGGGGATATTGAAAGCCTGCCCTACATTGAAGCTATGAGGCAGCTTCGCTATGAAGTTGGCAGAAAAAATACGCTGTCGATCCATCTTACACTGGTACCTTATCTTGCTGCTGCCGGAGAGCTGAAAACAAAGCCGACCCAGCATTCGGTTAAAACACTTTCGGAGAGCGGAGTAAATCCGGATATCCTTGTCTGCAGATCGGAGTATCCGCTGGATAAATCCATCCGTTCAAAAATTGCCCAGTTCTGCAATGTTGAAATAGATGATGTGATCGCATCGCTGGATGCGGAATCCATTTATGAAGTGCCTTTGCTGATGCAGGAAGAGGGTCTCGACGCCAGGGTGATAGAGAAGCTGGACCTTCCGGCCAAGAATGCCGATTTGAAAAAATGGTGTGATTTTGTTGAGCGAGTGAAACGCCCGGCCCACAGAATCAAAATTGCGCTGGTTGGGAAATATGTTGAGCATCACGATGCCTACAAATCCATTGTGGAGGCTTTGATCCACGGCGGAGCCATGAACAATACGGGTGTCGATATTCAGTGGATTCAGTCGGATTATATTACAGAATCGAATGTGGCAACAAAACTTAACGGTGTTTCAGGTGTGCTGGTAGCGCCAGGTTTTGGAGGCAGGGGGATTGAAGGAAAACTTGCAGCCGTAAAGCATGCCCGTAATAATGATATCCCGTTTTTTGGTATTTGTCTGGGTATGCAGTGTGCTGTGATTGAATTTGCGCGCAATGTGGCCGGAATGGAAGGGGCAAACAGCACCGAATTTGATGAGAACAACGATTATCCGGTTATTGACCTGATGCCCGATCAGCGTGACGTGGAAGACAAAGGCGGAACGATGCGGCTCGGAAGATATGCATGTGATATCACAGAGAGTACGCGAGCACACGAAGCGTATCAAAAAGAGCATATTTTTGAACGGCACCGCCACCGGTTTGAGCTTAATAACGATCTTCGTGATGAGCTGAATAAAAAAGGACTGGTTATTTCGGGTGTGAATCCGGAGCGAAATCTTGTGGAGATGATTGAAATTTCTGATCATCCCTGGTTTGTAGGGGTTCAGTTTCACCCTGAATTACGCAGCACCGTATATGATCCGCATCCGCTTTTCACATCATTTGTAAAAGCTTCCCTGCAAAAGGCCGGAATTACCGAAAGCGCCGGTGCAGAACAGATCGCATAA